The genomic segment ctggataaagggacaaaTGGAGAACTCTACATTGCATTGTAGAACTCAGACTAATCCTGGTACTCCGTAGTCTGGGTAGACGGCAGctgatacttctgtatctcttgtCAGAGGGTCGCagtgtgaacagactgtggctgacTTTGGTGTTTTGGTGTCTTCAAGTATTCTCTGATCTCTGTCCGGACACCTCACATCACTGTTATCACCAGTGTTCGGTAGATGGGAACCAATGCTCGTCGGTgcagttttaatcacctgctgtTTAGCCCTCCTGTCCttgtatgttgtgttgtgttgaaagcCTCTTTGTCATCTGACTGAAAGGAAGCTTTGTTGGCTCTGGACTGAGCCCTCACCATTTCATTCATCCAGGCTTTCTCATGGGAAATGATTTCATGGTCTTTGTGATCACCACATCATCCACAAGATCCGCAAGATTGATCTTGTTATCTTGGACAGCAGCATGTCTGAACATTTGCCTGTCTGTGCACTCAAATTTGTCCTGTAGGGCTGGTGTAGCCGCATCTGTCCACACTTCAACAGTTTTTATTGATGGTTtgacccttttttttatcagctggTAGTaagtgagcagaaaaaaaaggaaatatgttCTGAGGGACCAAAACGAGGCTGTGGGAGGGTTTTGTAGCTGCCAAGAATATTCATTTGATTAAAATCACCAGCTTCATTAAAAAGGCCAtctggttgtttttgtcatgtcacCGCTGATGGCCTCATACAACTCCTGGGgtgcattttatgtttttgcgTCCAGAGGAATGTGCATagtaacaacaaacacaccGGAGAATTCTCTGGGCAGATACTCTGGTCGAcatgttaacatttaaaaaactcgACATCTGGTTAACATCCATGTATGTCCATTCCGACTGCGACGTAAAGAGAGTCCGCCACCAGCATGTGTTTTTCAATTGTTCCCAGTgaggaaagtgtgtgtctggcagCACCTAGCATCCTTTCTAAgagtgttccttttttttttttttgtgcagccaCTTCGAGTGCCTCTCGATGAAAGTCCTTGATGGGCTGGGAGTTGTCATCTCTCACCCTAGTCACTCAGAAAATGAAGGCAAAGCTGGACACGGCCATGTCTGTCTACCCTGAGCTTTATCAGACGAGAACTGTcagtacagagacagaaaagctcATTTGCGATCGCAGATTGTCCATAATGTTAGCAAATGTCACGAGCACTTCGACCCAGCACTCCCAACTAATGAACTAACTGAACAAATGCCCATTCAGTGCAATGGCTTGATCCGGGGTGTTGCGGTGTAGCCAGGTCTCCGTGAAGATGTGGCCAGTGATTTCCTGCCGCTAAGTGAACCTGAGTCTCTCTTCATCCATTTTATTTCCTGCGACCGGATATTAGCCAGAAGAAGGCAGGGTGGAGGATTAGCATTAGCTCCAAGCCGGGTTAGCTTAGCTCTAAACCCTgctgccttctctctcttcctgtggcGATCACACCACTTGCCACACCACAACGCCATCGGCAGAAAACGTCTCATGATTCATCTGCTCTGTAACCAAACCTCACGCTACATGTTCCGGCATTGATGAGTGTGCTATTGTCATAACTAATGCATATTTCAGTAGAAAAAGTGCCCAGCTAGCATTGTAGTGTTGTTGGTGCCACCGTGGCAAGAACAACTGGATCGTTTCTACCACAAATACCAGCAACAAAGGGAGAATTCGTAGCCAACGGCAAACGAAAAAGAGGTTTATAGGGAGCCAATCTAAACTTTTTTAGTAAAAGTTTACCGTCTGTGGGTTTCGACTGTTAAGGTTTCAGTAGGTTAATTTAACCATCACACAAGAGAGACAGTCTCacctttgctgctgcagtccaACAGAGGTCTGGGGAACATGTAGGTGTGGCACAAGAACGTGATCTCAGGCTTCGCTTTGATCGGCGGAGGCCTCGTTCCCCCACCTCCAACCCCTGGCCTCCTGTCCGCACACAGCGACTCCAGTCTCAGCATCTTCAGCTTCTGGCCCCTCAGCGACTCGGGCTCCGCACACTTGGCATAGTTGCCCAGGTTGCGGTTGCTGGGCACCTGCAGGGTCCTGATGAAGCTGTCCAATGGGCAGAGGCAGTCCCAGGGGTTGTCATAGAGACGGAGGTAGGTAAGGCGGGGCAGAGGGAGCAGGACCTCCTCGGTGGCTGTTCTCAGTCCGTTGTGCTGGAGGAGCAGCGTGGTGAGCTGGGAGAGGCCGCTGAACGCTCCGTCCTCCACCATGGAGATGTCGTTCTGCTGGAGGTCCAGGCTCTTCAGCTGGGTGAACTGGGAAAACATGTTGTCCCTCAAAACCTAAAAGGGGGATGTGAAATGATGGTTAGTTGATTGAATTATTAAGTTTATCATTCACAAGTCTTGCCACAACACTACTGAATTTGCTACTGAAAAACATAGTTCCAGTGACCCATGATTCTGGAAACCTAATGTCCAAAAAACTTCCAAAAAGACCCGCCCAATGTCACTCTGACTGGCTAGCGTTCATCACTTGATCGTTGATTGTCGTCTCTTCAAATCTCCTCAATTCCTCCTCAGTCGTCATGATGGCATGAGGGCAGTGAGATTGAACCAGAGGAGATAAAACAATAGccaaaaaatcaaaattgtCAATAAAAAAGTAGGCTACAGAGAGATTGTTGAAATTGCAGATTATCTGTCTGACACAGGGATGAATGTTACATAATTCTATGCTAAATCCGTCGGGTCTAAAGaaacagctaaaaataaaacaaaatccacTTTGTTCATTCTTTCCCTCCTTGCTCATTTATTCATGAGGGTGGctctttaaacattaaaggggGAAAGTAAACCTTAATTACTATGTCCTCATTATTCAGAGGCCTCAAACAAATGGTGCACAGATGATCGAGGTATCAACCAGCTGGCTGGGTAGAGGAGCAGAGGCTCAGGGTAAGAGCGGTGAGACACTAGCTCACGGGAAGATGATGCATGCGACTGGACGACATTCCCAcaatctgttttctgtgtctcaTAGCTGGTCTTTGTGCAAGTGTAAATCAAGTGTGCATACCTGAAACCTATTTCTCGCCAGCAGCAGGTGGTGAATATCTTTGGGCCAGTCCTGCATCACGGTGGTCAGCTGCCTGTCCTGGCAGTCCAGGTACTTCTCTCCGGCCTCCATGTACTCCTTGCACTCCTGCGCCTGACGCCTCGTCACCGCGGCCCTGCCTCTGCCCCGGACACGGCCCCCGGCTCCCCTCGCCGCTGCCCCCGACCGAGGGCCTCTCCGGGGCTCAGCTgaccgcagcagcagcaacaggaggaggGTGGCGAGGAGACGCATGgcggcagaggagaggagaggagaggagaggaatagGAGGCCTCTTGGTAATCAGGTCAACCTCGGAACACTGTGTTGGACACAGGAGGCCGGTCACAGCTGTGtgtcagaagagaaaaacaggaagaaagagaggtgAATTTTCAAAGGTCCTCAACGGGCAGTCCAAACAAATTGAtgcacaatttggccatttaGCTGACACTTGTGTTTCTGTAGGAGGCTAATCGGCCTTGACAGAAACCCCGTTTGGCAAATTCCACTCTAACTAACGATGACACACAAATTGACCAGAGGTTCATTATTTGCTTCTCATTTCGGGCTTTGAATGTTGATTAAATTATAGAGGAATTTCAAGGGGCATTTAACCTGCCAACAAAGTTCCACTGGCTGCCGATCCACACCGCCGCTCATGTTCGATGGCCGACACTAACTGAACAATTCACAACACGAAGCCAAGCGAAATTCACCTTTAGTTAATGTTGCTGAGAGATGCGAGTGAATCACCATTCCATATTTGTAAGAGTGAAAACACTGGTTGCATTTTGGGGGATTGTCAGAACATTTTCTAGATGCCTTTGTGGCAACAGGGCCAgatcagccaaaacatgatcgTTTCCAGACCCTATccaggttgtttttgttgttgcaacataaaattgaaaactgaacccaAAGAAATGTTAAGTCGACAACTGGGGTTGACAACATAGCAACAATAAATGGCACAAGAGTTACAGTAACAACACAcatgagaaaatgttaaaaattcCAGCATTTTAAGGGACATGTGCAATTGTATTTAACCCTTTAATGGgacataaaacattaacatttgaacattttcacacagcttgtacagtatatgtttaaacaaatgtgtgtattggtcagaaacagaaatgatgaagGCATAAAACATAACAAGACAGTTTCATACGCAGATTTAAGGTTGAGTGGACAAAAGAGTGTTGTAAAAATTGGAATATATTAACATTTGTATTCACAGATGCAATAAAATGTAGGGGGATTTGTCCTGGTGAAGTTTTGCAGACACACTGAAGACTTACATGGTAACTGGGCACATGCTGAAAGAATTAGCAGAGCGGAAGAGCGAGAGGAAGGcggggagagaggaaacaggaagaggggttttgaagggaaagaaagagacatttGTTACGTGTTAACATGTTATGGGTTAAAATGTGGTCAGAGGAGTAAAGTGTGGTTTTCTTTCCGGGATACCCCATGAATGTTTTTTACCTTCAGCTAAACAGAGCCGCATGTTGTCTTTCCCAagtacccttttttttttttaaaaaaagtttctttttttctgtgtgtctttatttaacATGTCTGCGTGTCCATGTTTATTCTGGTCTTATTGTTAACTTTTTCCATCCAGTTGCAGgatgtctgtcctctgtctgcACAAAAGTACATCTGAAGTGCATGATGTCGCGTGTAAGATGTTACATTTAACATGTCCTGTACGTGCTTTTCACCTGAATTCACACCAGCCCCACTCAGCCTGTATGACCGTTCAAAAAATGACTCATGTAAGTGTCATCTAGTCTCCCACTGCTATATTAAATGGgctctgtaacaatttgtaggCATTTACACCTATTaatcacttttacttttattggccacatgtgagcagattgtacCGTGACATGAAAATAAGACTTTCCCTGTCTCTTTCcgttgcctatacaagcctgtggatgacttgtttaatgctgctggactgtagATTTCTCTGTAgagtccaaaggatgtgacctTATTCACGTTCATATTTGCTGAAAGGCCAATTTTGTGAAAATTCAACAAAGCAGGCTGGCTGTTTCCCATTTTTCTACGCTAAGCTAGCTGGCTGCTAgtggtagcttcatatttaacagatgGATATGAGAGGGGCGTCTATCTCCTCATGATTATAGCTCTAAAACCACTGTCTGACTACTCCTTCCTCTTTTCGCCCTCTCCCTTTCTGCCTTGGCGTTTTGCCATTTGCGCTGCCAAACTGTGAGCCCACCGTCTTAATAATGACGATGATTGCAATTGTTTTGCCACACAGCCACTCGTTTTCTGCTCACTGTCCGTGTGAATATACGTTCATGTGTGGGCGTGAGTGCCCGTTTTGTGttaagaagaaaagagaaaaaaaaaaaaaggtgagtcATGGGTTCCCTTGTGTGATTGGGAGACTGAGAGGCAAGGCCCGCCTGTTCTGCCAAGACACCGTACGCGCTCATACCGACTGACATGTGCATGCTGACTCAGTCCAACTGTACAGAAACCGCAGCCCCCTTACAGTGTTCCAGTGGAACAAGCATGTCAATGCAGATGGTGTCGTTCCATTGTGAATAACAGACTGGGCATGTTAGctggcagacagaaaacagctgagaaTGTATCTGGGGACTCACTTTCCAGTCCGCTGAGAGCTCTTCGACTGTCTCGACTGTCCGACTATCAATCACCTCAAATGGAGCGTGCATTAAAGGTCGATTTCCATCACTGTAGCCATCGCATGCAATAATACACTTCTAATGAGCTATTACTTGTTACTGTGTACGTGTCTGTCTTTATATATAAGCCCTTGTagatctgtatgtgtgtgtgtgtgtgtgtgtgtgtgtgtgtgtgtgtgtgtgtgtgtgcgccagtACTGTACATCAGCTGCAAGCACAtgttcttgtgtctgtgttgcttgATTGTGCAGCTGATGAGAGACATGTTTCAACACAAGGCGAGACGCGCGCCAGTCCAAACACCGGACCAGACTGCGCCGAGATGGTCTTGAGCAGACACTTCCACTCTCTGCCTTCAGGTGAAGTCATTCGGTCTGGTCCATGTGGTTTGAATACAGCTATGGCGCTGTGATCCATGAGCTGTACCAGGAGCCCCGTGCAGCTCAGTGTGTAAAAACACTGTGCTAACATATCGCAAGAATTAAAAGTTTGGTTCCGAGTGACCATGCTCTCCAACACAGAGTAGCCACATCCTCCAAAACCCACATGCTTTGGATATGAAGAATGTACTGGGgacaaatgaatggaaaaaGCAACAGTGTTCACCACCTGGCCATCTCAAACCTCCAGAACTGCTTCACTACTCATACAGCATTGATGCTCCAGGCTTCTTGAACTCTACTGGAGGGATGAACATTATTCTTCCAAAACATACTACAACTATGTATCTGTTTCTACTTAAAGTAACAATACATAAAACGTAttgaaatgatcaacagaatgtgaagaaactaCAGGTTTGATGTCAGAAATGTCTACTGATGCTTcagggctaactgagctaactgtaTATGGAGTTATCTGCAATTAGCAGTTAAACTGCCCCCTATCTGTTTGGAGAGACCTTCCgtaggtggccaattcttacagaTTGCACCTTAAATGACCTTTCTTTTAtcatgaaatataaaacaacatcattCATTCTGTACCTTGTAAGTCAACTAACATAGCTGACAAAACCTGTCTTGTTGGTCAATACCAGCGTTTCCTCTGGTTTCTACCTGTAACTGTGGGAAACCACACCTTCATTTTAGCACAAAGATTAAAGATGCCCTGTATATTTTTTGGTTGTTGCATTTACATTCAGtacttttctttgtcacctCTCTTTAAGGTTAAGTAAATATAGCATGTaattgttgttcttttgttgaTACAGGCttgtatattttacatttcactgacatTGTATTTTACACCGTTCCTTCATATTTGTCACTCATTACATGAAGAGAGaatttcatgttaaaaaaacaaaacataatgaatgtatttattttaactgcaaaaactaaattaaataacattttctctttatttccccTTGGACCAGTTGGACCAGTGAGGCACAGATCTGTTCCACATCACAGCTGTTCAGGAAGAACAGTCCAGCCCTTCTTAGACAGCTATAGTTACGGCCAGCCTGCAATATCCAAGACACATTCCAGCTGGGACCATAACAAACCCACTCAAGCCAAACCGGTCCCTGTGGCTCAGGCCATGCCCATACCAGCCCCGAATTAGCTCTTCTAGTCTAGCATTATTTCCCACCCCAGTTCCGTCTGGTTCAGCCTGTGCTTAGCCAAAAAAGTctcaaataaaatctgttttttagACATCAAGCAGAGAGCCCTTTAGGGTTTCAGTCAGTCACTTCTCCACGGATTTTGCTCTAAATCTCATGCAGACTCTCATTTGGTGCTGTTGTCATCTGCACTGAACCAGAATGAAGTTTGGCGTGGATGTGTAATGTGGTCACgacatgttttgcattttggacCATGGCAAAAAAAGCCTGGGAGGAGCGTCTAAAGTTTTTGCCATGTGCGTGCAACTTCTGGAAGATGGTGGCATGTTAGGAAACCTCTGACACAATGGATCATACTCAGTTATCGTTAATTGTATACAGCAGTGTCAATCGAATTGctctttttcatttgatgtgTTTGTAACCACTTAAATATGATGGCTTCAGTCTTTCTGGTATATTCTTATTAGATTTTGTCTGTTCTTGATGTCTATATTATGGTGGCGCAaagtcaagtgtttttttattttacagttctGGCTCGCTCTCCATTCATTTAGATACAGTGGGGGACAACCCTGTTAGCCCAAAGTTACTGGGGTGTGTTACCAAAATGGCTGCCGAATGGAAAGACTTGACTGCAAGGAACACTGACAATACCAGTGAAACGAATGAAAGTCCCAACTGTACAATGTTTAACTAAGATGGTGGGAACACTGTAGACATTAGACATGCTTGGCATTTGGCTGTTAGATTTGTCAATGTGAGACAAACGTTAGCTTTTAGCTTGAAGTTATGCTGTGCCAGGGTGGACTACAGCCACCCAGCGCTGTTAGCTTTGTTATACAGCTTAGCCTACAGCCTGTGCCCATAgcactgagattttttttttaggtcaaatTGGAAAATTTAGGGTTTGCTTTTTGTTATGGACAGTAGCCCGGCTGCtagcggtagccatgttgctaatgctgtctttgtgACAGCAGCGCCAGCAGTAATACCACAGGGAGCTACCAGGAGGTGttaatttgaaaagttgtctgtttccgCTTGAACATGTTCACAAACATAGTTTCATAGCTTAAAAGTTGTTAGCCAACGTGACATACTTCTAAAGCTCTACATGCAGGTGAGACAGGACATTATTTGACTAATGTCATCATCGTCTGAAATCCAAATGAAGTTGGCTACTTCTCGTTTTTAAAGACATGATCTCATGGATCCTCTTCAGCACGTCGA from the Acanthopagrus latus isolate v.2019 chromosome 14, fAcaLat1.1, whole genome shotgun sequence genome contains:
- the lrrc17 gene encoding leucine-rich repeat-containing protein 17, encoding MRLLATLLLLLLLRSAEPRRGPRSGAAARGAGGRVRGRGRAAVTRRQAQECKEYMEAGEKYLDCQDRQLTTVMQDWPKDIHHLLLARNRFQVLRDNMFSQFTQLKSLDLQQNDISMVEDGAFSGLSQLTTLLLQHNGLRTATEEVLLPLPRLTYLRLYDNPWDCLCPLDSFIRTLQVPSNRNLGNYAKCAEPESLRGQKLKMLRLESLCADRRPGVGGGGTRPPPIKAKPEITFLCHTYMFPRPLLDCSSKDLNYIPTDLPSDIVKMDLSRNSIKHLRPKHFLLSKDLKLLNLSGNGLQHIDKASFAGLLYLRELDLSNNSLHYFQYGVLEDLYFLRKLSLDNNPWICDYNIHYLVYWLKHHPGVFHTGLICSEPQEFRGWRVEDYVKTYNGECPKDKQNGVNGMDTGQGGQVGTDNDAQEVMGETAEGQGESLSQPLKKKPNKFEIIRLS